A portion of the Trachemys scripta elegans isolate TJP31775 chromosome 9, CAS_Tse_1.0, whole genome shotgun sequence genome contains these proteins:
- the PIGX gene encoding phosphatidylinositol-glycan biosynthesis class X protein yields MQWQWMERVFLWKSILTFRVSLLVCTAGNLCAQATCPDITVTQQLLKEGFHRNLLTKVELGAGDEAIGSCTVAIKEHLPTGLYVDPYELASLQQHNLTEALMIPDTVDVESPEYLATDLAIVVYMKPDPQCACCFKAMLPVHCRYHRPTEEDGEAFALLKSPEILIHCHKSFLSVECWKYSEVEAPCSVRNRHTCHWNKVKYKHVNKEVILQVPVGLKQHGALVCAVTLLTTVLCSSLVLAAVCKYGHFSLVHCSE; encoded by the exons ATGCAGTGGCAGTGGATGGAGAGAGTGTTTCTTTGGAAAAGTATTCTCACCTTTAGAGTATCCTTGCTTGTTTGCACAGCAGGAAATTTGT GCGCACAGGCCACTTGTCCTGATATCACTGTGACTCAACAGCTTCTGAAAGAGGGATTTCACAG aaACTTGCTAACAAAGGTAGAACTTGGTGCAGGGGATGAAGCCATAGGAAGCTGCACTGTGGCAATTAAAGAACACCTACCAACAGGACTATATGTGGATCCCTATGAGTTGGCATCATTGCAACAGCACAACCTAACTGAG GCTCTGATGATTCCAGATACTGTTGATGTGGAATCTCCTGAATACTTAGCCACAGACCTTGCCATTGTTGTTTACATGAAACCTGACCCTCAGTGTGCTTGCTGTTTTAAAGCCATGTTGCCTGTGCACTGCCGGTATCACCGGCCAACAGAGGAAGATGGGGAAGCATTTGCTCTTCTGAAGAGTCCAGAAATATTGATTCATTGCCATAAAA GTTTCCTGTCAGTTGAATGTTGGAAGTATTCTGAAGTGGAAGCTCCATGTTCAGTGAGAAACAGGCATACCTGTCATTGGAACAAAGTGAAGTACAAACAT gtaaataaggaagtgataCTGCAGGTTCCAGTGGGGCTCAAACAACATGGTGCCTTGGTATGTGCAGTGACTCTTCTTACCACGGTCCTGTGCTCCAGTCTGGTTCTTGCAGCTGTATGCAAATATGGACACTTCTCCTTGGTGCACTGCTCAGAATGA
- the CEP19 gene encoding centrosomal protein of 19 kDa, with amino-acid sequence MTYVAKKCGIRFQPPSIILIYEDENKNRARQRIMPIRNFSKFSDCSRAAEQLKNNPRHKAYLQGVSLQQLQKLYSLLRGHLQGKSLAQSLEQIQQEETIDPEEDLNKLDDKELAKRKSIMDELFEKNRKKKDDPDFTYNVEVEFPQVEQLESCGWDAESDNEF; translated from the exons ATGACTTATGTTGCAAAGAAGTGTGGCATTCGCTTTCAGCCTCCATCCATTATCCTGATCTATGAAGATGAAAACAAGAATAGAGCACGCCAGCGCATCATGCCTATCCGAAATTTCTCCAAGTTCTCAG attgcagcagggctgcagaacagctgaaGAATAACCCTCGGCACAAGGCTTACCTACAAGGGGTctcactgcagcagctgcagaaattATACAGTTTGCTAAGAGGCCACTTGCAGGGAAAGAGTTTGGCCCAGAGCTTGGAGCAGATTCAGCAGGAAGAAACCATTGACCCAGAGGAGGACCTGAACAAACTAGATGACAAGGAACTGGCGAAAAGGAAGAGTATCATGGATGAGCTGTTTGAAAAGAACAGGAAGAAGAAGGATGACCCAGATTTCACCTACAATGTTGAGGTTGAATTCCCACAAGTTGAGCAGCTGGAATCCTGTGGCTGGGATGCAGAGTCGGACAATGAGTTCTGA